In Vigna radiata var. radiata cultivar VC1973A chromosome 3, Vradiata_ver6, whole genome shotgun sequence, the following proteins share a genomic window:
- the LOC106757691 gene encoding kinesin-like protein KIN-7K, chloroplastic: protein MASKQGVKSRRFGLSGLKGANSPSSSTTSSSKQVLDTSFDGQSSPASSSARSKQRHFNPETAAATPPLEPQRVKENVTVTVRFRPLNPREIRQGEEIAWYADGDTIVRNEYNPSIAYAYDRVFGPTTTTRQVYDVAAQHVVSGAMEGINGTVFAYGVTSSGKTHTMHGDQRSPGIIPLAVKDAFSIIQETPNREFLLRVSYLEIYNEVVNDLLNPAGQNLRIREDTQGTYVEGIKEEVVLSPAHALSLIAAGEEHRHVGSTNFNLLSSRSHTIFTLSIESSPCGENSEGEAITLSQLNLIDLAGSESSKAETTGMRRREGSYINKSLLTLGTVISKLTEDKASHIPYRDSKLTRVLQSSLSGHGRVSLVCTVTPSSSSTEETHNTLKFAHRAKYIEIRASQNKIIDEKSLIKKYQQEIQCLKEELEQLKRGIVTVQPKDTGDDDDIELLKQKLEDGQVKLQSRLEQEEDAKAALLGRIQRLTKLILVSSKAPPSTRFPNRPGPRRRHSFGEEELAYLPYKRRDLILDEENVDLYVNLEGNAAIADDSLKGEKKIKKHGLLNWLKLRKRDSALTGTSDKSSGAKSTSTPSTPQAESGNHLESRLSHSQPAESSPSADLASEAREDKYIHEDSLMGQDTPLTSIKSVDQIDLLREQHKILSGEVALHSSALKRLSDEATRNPQNGQIHVEMENLKDEITAKSEQIDLLEKQISNSFIASDKIEQSGALQTVAELMAQLNEKSFELEVKAADNRIIQEQLNQKICECESQQETIASLKQQLANAELRNSSPVVSHSQNFSVTKDYGGEIHLDKGNKMINNSNEGIHLQVQTNEIEELKQRVAQLTELKEQLEFRNQKLAEESSYAKGLASAAAVELKALSEEVAKLMNQNERLAAELGASKNSTTERRASGTVHNGRRESHVRVRRNDQGGSNTNIKRELALSKERELSYEAVLLEKDHKEAELQRKIEESKQREAYLENELANMWVLVAKLKKSQGAETETDVSGSTRESVQMNGFDV, encoded by the exons ATGGCATCCAAACAAGGTGTGAAATCTAGAAGGTTTGGATTGAGTGGCTTAAAAGGTGCTAATTCCCCTTCTTCTTCAACTACGTCGTCTTCTAAACAGGTTCTGGATACATCCTTTGATGGCCAGAGCTCGCCGGCATCTTCCTCGGCTCGAAGTAAGCAGCGGCATTTTAATCCGGAGACTGCAGCTGCAACGCCTCCTTTGGAGCCACAGAGAGTGAAAGAAAATGTCACGGTGACGGTCCGATTTCGGCCTCTGAA TCCAAGGGAAATTCGTCAAGGAGAGGAAATTGCTTGGTATGCAGATGGAGACACTATAGTGCGAAATGAGTATAACCCTTCCATAGCATATGCATACG atCGTGTCTTTGGTCCCACAACCACAACTCGTCAAGTCTATGATGTTGCTGCTCAACATGTCGTTAGTGGTGCTATGGAGGGCATCAACG GTACGGTGTTTGCATACGGGGTAACAAGCAGTGGAAAGACTCACACAATGCAT GGTGATCAAAGATCTCCAGGAATTATACCCCTTGCCGTTAAGGATGCTTTTAGCATTATCCAAGAG ACTCCAAACCGCGAGTTTCTCCTTCGAGTTTCATACTTGGAGATCTACAATGAG GTGGTTAATGACTTATTAAATCCAGCAGGACAGAACTTACGAATCAGAGAGGATACTCAG GGCACCTATGTTGAGGGAATAAAGGAAGAGGTTGTACTCTCCCCTGCTCATGCACTGTCTCTTATTGCAGCTGGAGAAG AGCACAGACATGTTGGGTCTACAAACTTTAACTTACTCAGCAGTAGGAGCCATACGATATTTACCCTG AGTATAGAGAGTAGTCCATGTGGTGAAAACAGTGAAGGAGAAGCAATAACACTTTCACAACTG AATCTCATCGATCTAGCAGGTTCGGAGAGCTCTAAAGCTGAAACTACTGGCATGAGAAGGAGAGAAGGGTCTTATATCAATAAAAGTCTTCTAACACTTGGAACT GTTATTTCAAAATTGACTGAAGATAAGGCTAGTCACATACCTTATAGGGATTCCAAATTGACTAGAGTACTTCAGTCTTCACTAAGTGGTCATGGACGTGTTTCT CTTGTTTGCACCGTAACTCCATCATCAAGTAGTACTGAAGAGACACATAACACATTGAAGTTTGCTCACCGGGCAAAGTACATTGAAATACGGGCATCGCAAAACAAG ATAATTGATGAAAAGTCACTTATCAAGAAATACCAACAAGAGATTCAATGCTTAAAGGAAGAATTGGAACAATTAAAGAGAGGTATTGTCACAGTTCAACCTAAAGATACTGGGGATGATGATGACATTGAGCTCCTAAAACAGAAG TTAGAAGATGGTCAAGTTAAGTTGCAATCCAGATTGGAACAAGAAGAAGATGCTAAAGCTGCTTTGCTAGGCAGAATTCAACGGTTGACGAAGTTAATTTTGGTCTCCTCAAAAGCTCCACCATCTACAAGATTTCCTAACAGACCTGGTCCTCGTAGAAGACACTCTTTCGGGGAAGAGGAG CTGGCATACCTTCCATACAAAAGACGGGATTTAATCTTGGACGAGGAAAATGTTGATTTGTATGTTAATCTCGAAGGAAATGCTGCAATAGCTGATGATTCTCTAAAGGgcgaaaaaaagataaagaaacatGGACTACTAAATTGGTTGAAGCTACGT AAACGAGATAGTGCCTTGACAGGCACAAGTGATAAATCTAGTGGAGCAAAATCAACTAGCACACCTTCTACACCTCAAGCAGAAAGCGGTAATCATTTGGAGTCTAGACTTTCTCATTCTCAACCTGCAGAAAGCTCTCCCTCTGCTGATCTTGCATCAGAGGCAAGAGAGGATAAATATATTCACGAGGATAGTTTAATGGGGCAAGACACTCCTTTG ACAAGCATCAAATCTGTTGATCAGATTGATCTTCTGAGGGAGCAGCACAAGATTTTATCTGGAGAAGTGGCACTTCATTCAAGTGCTTTGAAGAGGCTGTCTGATGAAGCAACAAGAAATCCTCAGAATGGTCAGATTCAT GTGGAGATGGAAAATTTGAAAGATGAAATTACAGCAAAGAGTGAACAAATAGATTTGCTGGAAAAACAAATTTCTAATTCTTTCATTGCTTCAGACAAGATTGAACAGTCAGGAGCTTTGCAG ACTGTTGCTGAGCTGATGGcacaattaaatgaaaaatcctTTGAACTCGAG GTGAAAGCAGCAGATAATCGTATAATTCAAGAACAGCTTAATCAGAAG ATTTGTGAATGTGAAAGCCAGCAAGAAACGATTGCCTCTCTGAAACAGCAACTTGCAAATGCGGAGTTGAGAAATTCCAGTCCTGTTGTCAGCCATTCACAAAATTTCTCAGTTACCAAAGACTATGGTGGTGAAATTCACCTTGACAAGGGGAATAAGATGATAAACAATTCTAATGAAGGGATTCATTTGCAAGTACAG ACAAATGAGATAGAAGAGCTGAAGCAGAGAGTGGCACAACTAACAGAATTAAAGGAGCAGTTAGAATTCAGAAATCAGAAGTTGGCAGAAGAGAGTTCATATGCTAAAGGGTTAGCTTCAGCTGCTGCTGTTGAGCTTAAGGCACTGTCAGAAGAAGTTGCCAAACTCATGAACCAGAACGAGAGACTAGCTGCTGAGCTAGGTGCATCCAAGAATTCAACCACTGAACGTAGAGCTAGTGGCACAGTCCACAATGGGCGAAGAGAAAGCCATGTCAGAGTTAGACGAAATGATCAGGGTGGATCAAACACCAATATCAAGAGGGAATTAGCCCTGAGCAAAGAAAGGGAACTTTCATATGAAGCTGTACTTTTAGAAAAAGATCACAAAGAGGCCGAACTTCAAAGAAAGATTGAGGAGTCAAAGCAAAGAGAAGCATACCTGGAAAATGAGCTTGCGAACATGTGGGTCCTTGTAGCTAAGCTTAAAAAGTCACAAGGAGCTGAAACTGAAACTGATGTTTCAGGGTCTACTAGAGAGAGTGTGCAGATGAAtggttttgatgtttga
- the LOC106757588 gene encoding uncharacterized protein C18orf8 homolog isoform X1 has translation MSGKASTSKPNIGLSGSDGLSHAYIHYPPLRCNVPGSSGLFYDDGNKLVLSPTVDQVFSWKVSLFDPLIDPTADSISEXPIIAIRYSLDTKVIAIQRSNHEIQFWDRETGGTFSHXCRPESESILGFFWTDSQQCDIVLVKTSGLDLYAYNSESKSLQLVQTKKLNVSWYVYTHESRLVLLASGMQCKTFHGFQISSADIVRLPRFEMVMAKSEANNKPVLAAEDVFIVXVYGRIYCLQVDRVAMLLHSYRLYRDAVIQQGSFPIYSNRIAVSVVDNVLLIHQVDAKVVILYDLFADSRAPISAPLPLLLRGFPRSSTSSQSSGRESESSDSNILSNQAAVTYSNAWTFLVPDLVCDVANKLLWKFNLDIEAISASSSEVPSVLEFLQRRRLEANKAKQLCLGITRTLILEHRPVPVVAKAVNVLVSSYSHSIKTGSYLKRLKPEKTSTSADQNTGAEVSAIERDLIGKSIIHESMERVDSGSLNKASTVSSLDSDDESQSANPKHNSKDAHSAYVMQPSLQSGQEESQLTTAAISPDEMYSFVFSPVDEEMVGDPSYLVAIIIEFLHSANSEKIRVLPNVYVLIIQLLARNERYAELGLFVLNKILEPSKEVALQLLESGRQSAQTRKLGLDMLRQLGLHHDYVLLLVQDGYYLEALRYARKNRNYFQVDTIRPSLFLEAAFVSNDSQHLAAVLRFFTDFLPGFKNTSDHNRYCRILNEMNSSLTV, from the exons GTCTTTTCATGGAAAGTTAGTCTNTTTGATCCTCTAATTGATCCAACCGCTGACTCAATAAGTGAAGNCCCTATTATAGCTATTCGATATTCTTTAGACACAAAGGTAATAGCAATCCAGCGATCAAACCATGAGATACAGTTTTGGGATAGAGAGACTGGGGGTACTTTTAGCCATANGTGCAGGCCAGAATCAGAAAGTATACTTGGGTTCTTTTGGACAGATAGTCAACAGTGTGATATTGTTCTTGTTAAGACAAG CGGTCTAGACTTGTATGCTTATAATTCAGAGTCAAAATCACTGCAACTGGTGCAAACAAAGAAACTGAATGTGAGTTGGTATGTTTACACCCATGAAAGTCGATTGGTTCTTCTTGCTTCTGGCATGCAGTGCAAGACATTCCATGGCTTTCAG ATTTCATCTGCAGATATTGTTCGTTTGCCAAGATTTGAGATGGTTATGGCCAAATCTGAGGCAAATAATAAGCCTGTTTTAGCAGCTGAAGATGTCTTTATTGTCANTGT TTATGGTAGGATATACTGCTTACAAGTTGATAGAGTTGCTATGCTGCTCCATTCCTATCGGCTATATCGTGATGCAGTAATACAGCAG GGCTCTTTTCCAATTTATTCCAACAGGATTGCCGTGAGTGTGGTCGACAATGTCCTTCTTATTCATCAAGTTGATGCAAAGGTTGTTATACTTTATGATCTCTTTGCAGATTCTAGAGCACCAATATCTGCACCACTTCCTCTATTATTAAGGGGATTCCCCAGATCCAGCACTTCATCTCAATCTAGTGGCAGAGAAAGTGAGAGTTCTGACAGTAATATTTTGAGTAATCAGGCAGCAGTTACATACTCCAATGCATGGACTTTCCTAGTGCCTGACCTTGTGTGTGATGTGGCCAATAAGTTATTGTGGAAGTTCAATTTAGACATAGAG GCAATTTCTGCCAGTAGCTCAGAGGTCCCATCTGTATTAGAGTTCCTGCAGAGGCGGAGGTTGGAAGCTAACAAG GCTAAGCAATTGTGCTTGGGTATAACACGTACACTCATTCTAGAGCACAGGCCTGTGCCTGTGGTTGCCAAGGCTGTAAATGTACTAGTCAGCTCATACTCCCATTCAATTAAAACTGGTAGCTATCTTAAGAGACTGAAACCAGAAAAGACATCAACTTCTGCTGATCAAAATACTGGTGCTGAGGTATCTGCTATCGAAAGAGATTTAATTGGAAAATCAATCATTCATGAGTCTATGGAAAGAGTCGACAGTGGATCTCTTAATAAAGCTTCAACTGTTTCAAGTTTGGATTCTGATGATGAGTCTCAGTCTGCAAATCCAAAACACAATTCAAAGGATGCCCACAGTGCTTATGTTATGCAACCATCTCTTCAATCTGGGCAAGAGGAATCCCAACTTACTACCGCAGCAATTTCACCAGATGAGATGTACAGCTTTGTCTTTTCTCCTGTTGATGAAGAGATGGTTGGAGATCCTTCTTACTTGGTTGCTATCATTATTGAGTTCCTTCACAG TGCAAATTCAGAAAAGATACGTGTACTCCCAAATGTGTATGTATTAATTATTCAGCTTCTGGCTCGCAATGAACGTTATGCAGAGCTCGGGTTGTTTGTCTTAAACAAG ATTCTGGAGCCATCTAAGGAAGTCGCACTTCAACTCCTAGAATCTGGTCGCCAGAGTGCTCAAACTAGGAAGCTTGGTCTAGATATGCTGAGACAATTAGGTTTACATCATGATTATGTTTTGCTGCTTGTGCAGGATGGATACTACCTTGAAGCCTTAAGATATGCACGGAAAAACAGG aattattttcaGGTGGATACCATCCGGCCCTCATTGTTCTTAGAGGCAGCATTTGTTTCCAACGACTCTCAACATCTTGCTGCGGTTCTAAGGTTCTTTACAGATTTCCTTCCTGGCTTCAAAAACACCTCAGACCATAATAGATACTGCCGTATACTGAATGAAATGAACTCATCCTTAACTGTTTGA
- the LOC106757588 gene encoding uncharacterized protein C18orf8 homolog isoform X3, translating to MVTGHDNCYKAKMLKEHYRKEENLSTCCRCGLDLYAYNSESKSLQLVQTKKLNVSWYVYTHESRLVLLASGMQCKTFHGFQISSADIVRLPRFEMVMAKSEANNKPVLAAEDVFIVXVYGRIYCLQVDRVAMLLHSYRLYRDAVIQQGSFPIYSNRIAVSVVDNVLLIHQVDAKVVILYDLFADSRAPISAPLPLLLRGFPRSSTSSQSSGRESESSDSNILSNQAAVTYSNAWTFLVPDLVCDVANKLLWKFNLDIEAISASSSEVPSVLEFLQRRRLEANKAKQLCLGITRTLILEHRPVPVVAKAVNVLVSSYSHSIKTGSYLKRLKPEKTSTSADQNTGAEVSAIERDLIGKSIIHESMERVDSGSLNKASTVSSLDSDDESQSANPKHNSKDAHSAYVMQPSLQSGQEESQLTTAAISPDEMYSFVFSPVDEEMVGDPSYLVAIIIEFLHSANSEKIRVLPNVYVLIIQLLARNERYAELGLFVLNKILEPSKEVALQLLESGRQSAQTRKLGLDMLRQLGLHHDYVLLLVQDGYYLEALRYARKNRNYFQVDTIRPSLFLEAAFVSNDSQHLAAVLRFFTDFLPGFKNTSDHNRYCRILNEMNSSLTV from the exons ATGGTAACAGGGCATGACAACTGCTACAAAGCAAAAATGCTCAAAGAACACTACCGGAAAGAAGAAAATCTTAGCACATGCTGCCGTTG CGGTCTAGACTTGTATGCTTATAATTCAGAGTCAAAATCACTGCAACTGGTGCAAACAAAGAAACTGAATGTGAGTTGGTATGTTTACACCCATGAAAGTCGATTGGTTCTTCTTGCTTCTGGCATGCAGTGCAAGACATTCCATGGCTTTCAG ATTTCATCTGCAGATATTGTTCGTTTGCCAAGATTTGAGATGGTTATGGCCAAATCTGAGGCAAATAATAAGCCTGTTTTAGCAGCTGAAGATGTCTTTATTGTCANTGT TTATGGTAGGATATACTGCTTACAAGTTGATAGAGTTGCTATGCTGCTCCATTCCTATCGGCTATATCGTGATGCAGTAATACAGCAG GGCTCTTTTCCAATTTATTCCAACAGGATTGCCGTGAGTGTGGTCGACAATGTCCTTCTTATTCATCAAGTTGATGCAAAGGTTGTTATACTTTATGATCTCTTTGCAGATTCTAGAGCACCAATATCTGCACCACTTCCTCTATTATTAAGGGGATTCCCCAGATCCAGCACTTCATCTCAATCTAGTGGCAGAGAAAGTGAGAGTTCTGACAGTAATATTTTGAGTAATCAGGCAGCAGTTACATACTCCAATGCATGGACTTTCCTAGTGCCTGACCTTGTGTGTGATGTGGCCAATAAGTTATTGTGGAAGTTCAATTTAGACATAGAG GCAATTTCTGCCAGTAGCTCAGAGGTCCCATCTGTATTAGAGTTCCTGCAGAGGCGGAGGTTGGAAGCTAACAAG GCTAAGCAATTGTGCTTGGGTATAACACGTACACTCATTCTAGAGCACAGGCCTGTGCCTGTGGTTGCCAAGGCTGTAAATGTACTAGTCAGCTCATACTCCCATTCAATTAAAACTGGTAGCTATCTTAAGAGACTGAAACCAGAAAAGACATCAACTTCTGCTGATCAAAATACTGGTGCTGAGGTATCTGCTATCGAAAGAGATTTAATTGGAAAATCAATCATTCATGAGTCTATGGAAAGAGTCGACAGTGGATCTCTTAATAAAGCTTCAACTGTTTCAAGTTTGGATTCTGATGATGAGTCTCAGTCTGCAAATCCAAAACACAATTCAAAGGATGCCCACAGTGCTTATGTTATGCAACCATCTCTTCAATCTGGGCAAGAGGAATCCCAACTTACTACCGCAGCAATTTCACCAGATGAGATGTACAGCTTTGTCTTTTCTCCTGTTGATGAAGAGATGGTTGGAGATCCTTCTTACTTGGTTGCTATCATTATTGAGTTCCTTCACAG TGCAAATTCAGAAAAGATACGTGTACTCCCAAATGTGTATGTATTAATTATTCAGCTTCTGGCTCGCAATGAACGTTATGCAGAGCTCGGGTTGTTTGTCTTAAACAAG ATTCTGGAGCCATCTAAGGAAGTCGCACTTCAACTCCTAGAATCTGGTCGCCAGAGTGCTCAAACTAGGAAGCTTGGTCTAGATATGCTGAGACAATTAGGTTTACATCATGATTATGTTTTGCTGCTTGTGCAGGATGGATACTACCTTGAAGCCTTAAGATATGCACGGAAAAACAGG aattattttcaGGTGGATACCATCCGGCCCTCATTGTTCTTAGAGGCAGCATTTGTTTCCAACGACTCTCAACATCTTGCTGCGGTTCTAAGGTTCTTTACAGATTTCCTTCCTGGCTTCAAAAACACCTCAGACCATAATAGATACTGCCGTATACTGAATGAAATGAACTCATCCTTAACTGTTTGA
- the LOC106757588 gene encoding uncharacterized protein C18orf8 homolog isoform X2, whose amino-acid sequence MSGKASTSKPNIGLSGSDGLSHAYIHYPPLRCNVPGSSGLFYDDGNKLVLSPTVDQVFSWKVSLFDPLIDPTADSISEXPIIAIRYSLDTKVIAIQRSNHEIQFWDRETGGTFSHXCRPESESILGFFWTDSQQCDIVLVKTSGLDLYAYNSESKSLQLVQTKKLNVSWYVYTHESRLVLLASGMQCKTFHGFQISSADIVRLPRFEMVMAKSEANNKPVLAAEDVFIVXVYGRIYCLQVDRVAMLLHSYRLYRDAVIQQGSFPIYSNRIAVSVVDNVLLIHQVDAKVVILYDLFADSRAPISAPLPLLLRGFPRSSTSSQSSGRESESSDSNILSNQAAVTYSNAWTFLVPDLVCDVANKLLWKFNLDIEAISASSSEVPSVLEFLQRRRLEANKAKQLCLGITRTLILEHRPVPVVAKAVNVLVSSYSHSIKTGSYLKRLKPEKTSTSADQNTGAEVSAIERDLIGKSIIHESMERVDSGSLNKASTVSSLDSDDESQSANPKHNSKDAHSAYVMQPSLQSGQEESQLTTAAISPDEMYSFVFSPVDEEMVGDPSYLVAIIIEFLHSANSEKIRVLPNVYVLIIQLLARNERYAELGLFVLNKILEPSKEVALQLLESGRQSAQTRKLGLDMLRQLGLHHDYVLLLVQDGYYLEALRYARKNRVDTIRPSLFLEAAFVSNDSQHLAAVLRFFTDFLPGFKNTSDHNRYCRILNEMNSSLTV is encoded by the exons GTCTTTTCATGGAAAGTTAGTCTNTTTGATCCTCTAATTGATCCAACCGCTGACTCAATAAGTGAAGNCCCTATTATAGCTATTCGATATTCTTTAGACACAAAGGTAATAGCAATCCAGCGATCAAACCATGAGATACAGTTTTGGGATAGAGAGACTGGGGGTACTTTTAGCCATANGTGCAGGCCAGAATCAGAAAGTATACTTGGGTTCTTTTGGACAGATAGTCAACAGTGTGATATTGTTCTTGTTAAGACAAG CGGTCTAGACTTGTATGCTTATAATTCAGAGTCAAAATCACTGCAACTGGTGCAAACAAAGAAACTGAATGTGAGTTGGTATGTTTACACCCATGAAAGTCGATTGGTTCTTCTTGCTTCTGGCATGCAGTGCAAGACATTCCATGGCTTTCAG ATTTCATCTGCAGATATTGTTCGTTTGCCAAGATTTGAGATGGTTATGGCCAAATCTGAGGCAAATAATAAGCCTGTTTTAGCAGCTGAAGATGTCTTTATTGTCANTGT TTATGGTAGGATATACTGCTTACAAGTTGATAGAGTTGCTATGCTGCTCCATTCCTATCGGCTATATCGTGATGCAGTAATACAGCAG GGCTCTTTTCCAATTTATTCCAACAGGATTGCCGTGAGTGTGGTCGACAATGTCCTTCTTATTCATCAAGTTGATGCAAAGGTTGTTATACTTTATGATCTCTTTGCAGATTCTAGAGCACCAATATCTGCACCACTTCCTCTATTATTAAGGGGATTCCCCAGATCCAGCACTTCATCTCAATCTAGTGGCAGAGAAAGTGAGAGTTCTGACAGTAATATTTTGAGTAATCAGGCAGCAGTTACATACTCCAATGCATGGACTTTCCTAGTGCCTGACCTTGTGTGTGATGTGGCCAATAAGTTATTGTGGAAGTTCAATTTAGACATAGAG GCAATTTCTGCCAGTAGCTCAGAGGTCCCATCTGTATTAGAGTTCCTGCAGAGGCGGAGGTTGGAAGCTAACAAG GCTAAGCAATTGTGCTTGGGTATAACACGTACACTCATTCTAGAGCACAGGCCTGTGCCTGTGGTTGCCAAGGCTGTAAATGTACTAGTCAGCTCATACTCCCATTCAATTAAAACTGGTAGCTATCTTAAGAGACTGAAACCAGAAAAGACATCAACTTCTGCTGATCAAAATACTGGTGCTGAGGTATCTGCTATCGAAAGAGATTTAATTGGAAAATCAATCATTCATGAGTCTATGGAAAGAGTCGACAGTGGATCTCTTAATAAAGCTTCAACTGTTTCAAGTTTGGATTCTGATGATGAGTCTCAGTCTGCAAATCCAAAACACAATTCAAAGGATGCCCACAGTGCTTATGTTATGCAACCATCTCTTCAATCTGGGCAAGAGGAATCCCAACTTACTACCGCAGCAATTTCACCAGATGAGATGTACAGCTTTGTCTTTTCTCCTGTTGATGAAGAGATGGTTGGAGATCCTTCTTACTTGGTTGCTATCATTATTGAGTTCCTTCACAG TGCAAATTCAGAAAAGATACGTGTACTCCCAAATGTGTATGTATTAATTATTCAGCTTCTGGCTCGCAATGAACGTTATGCAGAGCTCGGGTTGTTTGTCTTAAACAAG ATTCTGGAGCCATCTAAGGAAGTCGCACTTCAACTCCTAGAATCTGGTCGCCAGAGTGCTCAAACTAGGAAGCTTGGTCTAGATATGCTGAGACAATTAGGTTTACATCATGATTATGTTTTGCTGCTTGTGCAGGATGGATACTACCTTGAAGCCTTAAGATATGCACGGAAAAACAGG GTGGATACCATCCGGCCCTCATTGTTCTTAGAGGCAGCATTTGTTTCCAACGACTCTCAACATCTTGCTGCGGTTCTAAGGTTCTTTACAGATTTCCTTCCTGGCTTCAAAAACACCTCAGACCATAATAGATACTGCCGTATACTGAATGAAATGAACTCATCCTTAACTGTTTGA